A single Alteribacter lacisalsi DNA region contains:
- a CDS encoding S1C family serine protease: MGYYDSHTQTRSKRDKTSGRKTGLASFAGAMMGALIVVFSIPVLANNGFLPYDVVPKTAGGDQEALEAIAEGEADIPDLQGVNVAVTSEVIEAVERVNDAVVGVVNSRRSSGGGLFEGGAEGTGSGVVYKVEGDRAFIVTNQHVIENAEEIDVTLSDGSRIPAELVGEDALTDLAVIEVDAEKIETVAEFGNSDTLRAGEPAIAIGNPLSFEGSVTLGIISAIERSIPVDTNRDGRPDWNAEVLQTDAAINPGNSGGALVNIEGQVIGINSMKIAQNAVEGIGFSIPTAIAMPVIEDLEQYGEVRRPQLGVFIRSLQEIPSYHWHQTLGLPEDIAGGIYVADTEPGSPAAEAGLREGDVITVVDGEEMRDIHDLRKYLFTEKSIGDTVDVTFYRDGTEQTVEMTLQEQQM, encoded by the coding sequence ATGGGGTATTATGACAGTCACACACAGACACGGAGCAAAAGAGATAAAACTTCAGGCAGGAAAACCGGTCTTGCTTCCTTTGCGGGAGCGATGATGGGAGCGTTAATCGTCGTCTTTTCCATTCCTGTTCTGGCGAACAACGGCTTTCTGCCTTACGATGTGGTCCCGAAAACAGCAGGCGGTGACCAGGAAGCGCTCGAAGCCATCGCAGAAGGAGAAGCGGACATCCCTGACCTGCAGGGAGTTAATGTAGCCGTAACATCAGAAGTTATCGAAGCAGTCGAACGGGTAAATGATGCTGTTGTGGGCGTTGTGAACAGCCGTCGGTCATCCGGGGGCGGCCTTTTTGAAGGAGGTGCTGAAGGCACCGGATCCGGCGTCGTGTATAAAGTGGAAGGCGATCGCGCCTTTATTGTCACGAACCAGCACGTCATAGAAAATGCAGAGGAAATTGATGTCACGCTCAGCGACGGCTCCCGAATTCCGGCAGAACTCGTTGGTGAGGATGCACTTACGGATCTTGCTGTCATCGAAGTGGATGCCGAAAAGATCGAGACCGTTGCCGAGTTCGGCAATTCGGATACACTCAGAGCAGGCGAACCGGCAATTGCAATCGGAAACCCGCTCTCATTTGAAGGATCCGTGACATTGGGGATTATCAGTGCCATCGAGCGGAGCATCCCTGTAGATACGAACCGTGACGGACGACCGGACTGGAACGCGGAGGTACTTCAGACAGATGCAGCGATCAATCCCGGTAACAGCGGCGGAGCCCTTGTTAATATTGAAGGGCAGGTGATCGGAATCAATTCAATGAAGATTGCACAGAATGCCGTGGAGGGAATCGGTTTTTCCATTCCGACTGCCATCGCTATGCCTGTGATTGAAGATCTGGAGCAGTACGGGGAAGTCAGACGGCCGCAGCTGGGCGTGTTTATCCGCTCCCTTCAGGAAATTCCAAGCTACCATTGGCATCAGACTCTTGGACTGCCGGAGGATATTGCAGGCGGAATATATGTAGCTGATACCGAGCCGGGTTCTCCTGCGGCAGAAGCGGGGCTTCGTGAAGGAGATGTAATCACGGTCGTGGACGGTGAGGAAATGCGTGATATTCATGATCTCAGGAAGTATCTGTTTACGGAAAAATCGATCGGTGACACGGTTGATGTGACCTTCTACCGGGATGGTACCGAGCAGACTGTGGAAATGACACTTCAGGAACAGCAGATGTAA